From Scophthalmus maximus strain ysfricsl-2021 chromosome 14, ASM2237912v1, whole genome shotgun sequence, one genomic window encodes:
- the sgo2 gene encoding uncharacterized protein sgo2 isoform X1, with product MMMFADMNKMMTPLKAVKQTSAAASKIKNKILNTSSFFKVSLKTNNKALALALAAQKERSRQLEREIVYLQKQVEALCFELATRKYKDRKLLLILKNLHSNTLEHFDMAAELFSETDLPKQSQDNNTLFGNVNEESLAGANLTDQLPPRPQTSRDSLCPSKHVTTDLMDDNVLCIQSKPVKFTDVNRDHIDVEKWPSSQRTQAPQTGTGSSRPSSSLRQEVERLSMIFSQSVCPQNSQTCERSKPSSSAAAVVYPAGGSVTETEPEISDKREETVHLNATMEMTKSDAPEIVVVETKAKKKPGRTGKPKREKHKEEEACVSSVADVKMSEALTARSDSVLQTDDCEDFREFHTKPSHKTSVVSSRIPKLSKFEAGNCQKTSKDKSMSKTHDVVSPDPDDYFTDLRNRFSETSGGVELPPEEDDAAEHAVSRITCRRSRTRGRRATSVTKKPSYDLPPHIIESSWSESEQLRHGVEDDVQGNRKDQETPGEFQFCADEITHPESEQMGRRSPSVSQPQSDIQTSAGSRSSRCRGTFVVSVTGDCTSSINMSPEYRAADQDFRPPPGSFSREAEEPPTVTDAGGVARQHSESDLRRRSTEETQGSGKRPWGATQDAGSLHGDSISDTNHEVPPLNQDAAAGAEFQKPKKARREEKKKKETHRKESDDPSNDKRKKNKSSRSNKGFKSEHEARRLQEAADALPDRREEQSDDLQMADSQRDTSEQVNVFEHSKPSKSKSRTDLKQKERQAKSKPFSAAETRNPRQTFVVCSLKTEDGVSLHNTRTSDAGNEAAPQNVGDALMDEMPPWLDMDVSTANTEMGSLLASPQREVPGRGAEPGEGVAVIQDASTGAEFQKPKKARTEEKKKKKKATQRKENDDLSHDEGMKNKSSRSNKGFKSEDEARRLQEAADASPDRREGHALQMADSHRDTGEQVDIFEHLKSSKSKSRTDLKLKERQAKSKLLSAAETRNPRQTFVVCSRKTQDGVSLHNTRTSDAGNEAAPQNVGDALMDEMPPWLDMDVSTANTEVGSLLASPQREVPGRGAEPGRGAELIQESAAATTEASPAAGRVLTSLTNTTPDSGTRGRTRRRHGVVSYKEPPLNSKIRRGDKFTDSKFLSSPVFKDGKKKKQKKMAAKTTNERSIVTD from the exons atgatgatgttcgCTGACATGAACAAGATGATGACGCCTTTAAAAGCTGTCAAGCAGACGTCAGCTGCAGCGTCAAAGATCAAGAACAAGATCCTCA ACACGTCGTCCTTCTTCAAGGTCTCTctgaagacaaacaacaaagcactggctctggctctggcggCGCAGAAGGAGCGGAGCCGGCAGCTGGAGCGGGAGATCGTGTATCTGCAGAAACAGGTGGAGGCTCTGTGCTTCGAGCTCGCCACCAGGAAGTACAAGGACAGGAAGCtg CTCCTCATCTTGAAAAACCTACACTCAAACACTCTGGAGCACTTCGACATGGCGGCCGAGCTTTTCTCCGAAACT GATCTCCCTAAACAGTCTCAGGACAACAATACCTTGTTCGGCAACGTCAACGAGGAAAGTCTCGCCGGGGCaaa TCTCACGGATCAGTTGCCACCTCGACCGCAAACGTCCAGGGATTCGTTGTGTCCCAGCAAACACGTGACAACGGACCTGATGGACGACAACGTCCTTTGTATTCAGAGTAAACCCGTAAAGTTCACAGATGTTAACAGAG atcATATAGATGTTGAGAAATGGCCTTCGAGTCAGCGCACACAAGCTCCGCAGACGGGAACGGGATCGTCCCGCCCGTCCAGCAGCCTGAGGCAGGAAGTCGAGAGGCTGTCCATGATTTTCTCTCAGTCAGTCTGTCCTCAGAACAGTCAGACCTGTGAAAGATCCAAAccgtcctcctccgccgccgccgtcgtgtACCCCGCCGGTGGCTCGGTCACGGAAACTGAACCGGAGATCAGTGACAAACGAGAGGAAACGGTGCACCTGAACGCGACAATGGAGATGACGAAGAGCGATGCTCCTGAGATCGTCGTGGTGGAAACCAAGGCCAAGAAAAAGCCCGGCAGGACCGGCAAGCCTAAACGCGAGaagcacaaagaagaagaagcctgcGTGTCAAGCGTAGCTGACGTGAAGATGAGTGAGGCTCTGACTGCTCGCTCTGACTCCGTGTTACAGACGGATGATTGTGAGGACTTCAGAGAGTTCCACACAAAACCATCACACAAAACGAGTGTCGTTTCCTCTCGCATTCCCAAACTGAGCAAGTTCGAAGCTGGCAACTGTCAGAAAACTTCAAAGGACAAATCAATGTCCAAGACCCATGACGTCGTCTCACCGGATCCTGACGATTATTTCACGGATCTCAGAAACAGATTCTCTGAAACCAGCGGAGGTGTTGAATTACCACCGGAGGAAGACGATGCTGCGGAACACGCAGTGTCCAGAATCACGTGCCGGAGGTCGAGGACCAGAGGCCGAAGGGCGACGTCAGTCACCAAGAAGCCTTCGTACGATTTACCGCCTCATATAATTGAGAGCAGCTGGTCCGAATCGGAACAGCTCCGTCACGGAGTGGAAGACGACGTTCAGGGGAATCGCAAAGACCAGGAAACACCGGGAGAGTTCCAGTTTTGCGCAGACGAGATCACACATCCCGAGTCGGAGCAGATGGGCCGTCGTTCCCCGAGTGTCAGTCAACCTCAGAGCGACATTCAGACCTCAGCGGGAAGTCGCTCATCGAGATGCAGAGGGACGTTTGTCGTCTCGGTGACGGGGGATTGCACCTCATCGATCAACATGTCGCCCGAGTACCGAGCCGCAGACCAGGACTTCAGGCCTCCTCCGGGATCCTTCAGCCGCGAGGCAGAGGAACCGCCAACTGTCACGGACGCAGGAGGTGTCGCTCGGCAACATTCAGAATCAGATCTACGCCGGCGCAGCACTGAGGAGACGCAGGGGTCCGGTAAGCGTCCGTGGGGGGCCACTCAGGACGCCGGGAGCTTACACGGTGACTCAATCAGCGACACTAACCACGAAGTGCCGCCGCTGAACCAAGATGCTGCCGCAGGCGCCGAGTTTCAGAAACCTAAAAAAgccaggagagaagagaagaagaagaaagaaacgcaCAGGAAAGAGAGTGACGACCCATCAAatgacaagaggaagaagaataaaagcagCCGCAGCAACAAAGGATTTAAATCTGAGCACGAAGCTCGTCGTCTTCAGGAAGCTGCTGATGCTTTgcctgacagaagagaagaacagTCAGATGATTTACAGATGGCCGACTCGCAGCGGGACACGAGCGAACAGGTCAACGTCTTTGAACATTCAAAACCCTCCAAGTCAAAGTCCAGGACGGATTTGAAACAGAAAGAGCGTCAAGCCAAATCCAAGCCCTTCTCGGCCGCAGAGACCAGAAATCCGAGGCAGACGTTTGTCGTCTGCTCGCTTAAAACAGAAGACGGGGTTTCACTGCACAACACGAGGACGTCTGACGCCGGCAACGAGGCAGCTCCTCAGAACGTGGGAGACGCGCTGATGGACGAGATGCCGCCGTGGCTGGACATGGACGTCAGCACCGCCAACACCGAGATGGGCTCTCTCCTGGCGAGTCCACAGAGAGAGGTGCCAGGCAGGGGGGCGGAGCCTGGCGAGGGGGTGGCGGTGATCCAAGACGCTTCCACAGGCGCAGAGTTTCAGAAACCTAAAAAAGCcaggacagaagagaagaagaagaagaagaaagcaacGCAGAGGAAGGAGAATGATGACCTTTCACATGACGAggggatgaaaaacaaaagtagcCGCAGCAACAAAGGATTTAAATCTGAGGACGAGGCTCGTCGTCTTCAGGAAGCTGCTGATGCTTCGcctgacagaagagaaggaCATGCTTTACAAATGGCCGACTCGCATCGGGACACGGGTGAACAGGTCGACAtctttgaacatttaaaatcctCCAAGTCAAAGTCCAGGACGGATTTGAAACTGAAAGAGCGTCAAGCGAAATCCAAGCTGCTCTCGGCCGCAGAGACCAGAAATCCGAGGCAGACGTTTGTCGTCTGCTCGCGTAAAACACAAGACGGGGTTTCACTGCACAACACAAGGACGTCTGACGCCGGCAACGAGGCAGCTCCTCAGAACGTGGGAGACGCGCTGATGGACGAGATGCCGCCGTGGCTGGACATGGACGTCAGCACCGCCAACACCGAGGTGGGCTCTCTCCTGGCGAGTCCACAGAGAGAGGTGCCAGGCAGGGGGGCGGAGCCGGGCAGGGGGGCGGAGCTGATCCAAgagtctgctgctgctacaaCAGAAGCATCTCCAG cagcaggacgagTCCTGACATCACTGACCAACACGACTCCCGACAGTGGAACCAGAGGACGAACCCGGAGACGTCACGGTGTCGTCAGTTACAAGGAGCCGCCCCTCAACAG CAAAATAAGGCGTGGAGACAAGTTCACCGACAGCAAGTTCCTGAGCTCTCCGGTGTTTAAGGacggaaagaagaagaagcagaaaaagatgGCGGCCAAGACGACGAATGAAAGATCCATTGTGACGGACtga
- the sgo2 gene encoding uncharacterized protein sgo2 isoform X2: MMMFADMNKMMTPLKAVKQTSAAASKIKNKILNTSSFFKVSLKTNNKALALALAAQKERSRQLEREIVYLQKQVEALCFELATRKYKDRKLLLILKNLHSNTLEHFDMAAELFSETDLPKQSQDNNTLFGNVNEESLAGANLTDQLPPRPQTSRDSLCPSKHVTTDLMDDNVLCIQSKPVKFTDVNRDHIDVEKWPSSQRTQAPQTGTGSSRPSSSLRQEVERLSMIFSQSVCPQNSQTCERSKPSSSAAAVVYPAGGSVTETEPEISDKREETVHLNATMEMTKSDAPEIVVVETKAKKKPGRTGKPKREKHKEEEACVSSVADVKMSEALTARSDSVLQTDDCEDFREFHTKPSHKTSVVSSRIPKLSKFEAGNCQKTSKDKSMSKTHDVVSPDPDDYFTDLRNRFSETSGGVELPPEEDDAAEHAVSRITCRRSRTRGRRATSVTKKPSYDLPPHIIESSWSESEQLRHGVEDDVQGNRKDQETPGEFQFCADEITHPESEQMGRRSPSVSQPQSDIQTSAGSRSSRCRGTFVVSVTGDCTSSINMSPEYRAADQDFRPPPGSFSREAEEPPTVTDAGGVARQHSESDLRRRSTEETQGSGKRPWGATQDAGSLHGDSISDTNHEVPPLNQDAAAGAEFQKPKKARREEKKKKETHRKESDDPSNDKRKKNKSSRSNKGFKSEHEARRLQEAADALPDRREEQSDDLQMADSQRDTSEQVNVFEHSKPSKSKSRTDLKQKERQAKSKPFSAAETRNPRQTFVVCSLKTEDGVSLHNTRTSDAGNEAAPQNVGDALMDEMPPWLDMDVSTANTEMGSLLASPQREVPGRGAEPGEGVAVIQDASTGAEFQKPKKARTEEKKKKKKATQRKENDDLSHDEGMKNKSSRSNKGFKSEDEARRLQEAADASPDRREGHALQMADSHRDTGEQVDIFEHLKSSKSKSRTDLKLKERQAKSKLLSAAETRNPRQTFVVCSRKTQDGVSLHNTRTSDAGNEAAPQNVGDALMDEMPPWLDMDVSTANTEVGSLLASPQREVPGRGAEPGRGAELIQESAAATTEASPAGRVLTSLTNTTPDSGTRGRTRRRHGVVSYKEPPLNSKIRRGDKFTDSKFLSSPVFKDGKKKKQKKMAAKTTNERSIVTD, translated from the exons atgatgatgttcgCTGACATGAACAAGATGATGACGCCTTTAAAAGCTGTCAAGCAGACGTCAGCTGCAGCGTCAAAGATCAAGAACAAGATCCTCA ACACGTCGTCCTTCTTCAAGGTCTCTctgaagacaaacaacaaagcactggctctggctctggcggCGCAGAAGGAGCGGAGCCGGCAGCTGGAGCGGGAGATCGTGTATCTGCAGAAACAGGTGGAGGCTCTGTGCTTCGAGCTCGCCACCAGGAAGTACAAGGACAGGAAGCtg CTCCTCATCTTGAAAAACCTACACTCAAACACTCTGGAGCACTTCGACATGGCGGCCGAGCTTTTCTCCGAAACT GATCTCCCTAAACAGTCTCAGGACAACAATACCTTGTTCGGCAACGTCAACGAGGAAAGTCTCGCCGGGGCaaa TCTCACGGATCAGTTGCCACCTCGACCGCAAACGTCCAGGGATTCGTTGTGTCCCAGCAAACACGTGACAACGGACCTGATGGACGACAACGTCCTTTGTATTCAGAGTAAACCCGTAAAGTTCACAGATGTTAACAGAG atcATATAGATGTTGAGAAATGGCCTTCGAGTCAGCGCACACAAGCTCCGCAGACGGGAACGGGATCGTCCCGCCCGTCCAGCAGCCTGAGGCAGGAAGTCGAGAGGCTGTCCATGATTTTCTCTCAGTCAGTCTGTCCTCAGAACAGTCAGACCTGTGAAAGATCCAAAccgtcctcctccgccgccgccgtcgtgtACCCCGCCGGTGGCTCGGTCACGGAAACTGAACCGGAGATCAGTGACAAACGAGAGGAAACGGTGCACCTGAACGCGACAATGGAGATGACGAAGAGCGATGCTCCTGAGATCGTCGTGGTGGAAACCAAGGCCAAGAAAAAGCCCGGCAGGACCGGCAAGCCTAAACGCGAGaagcacaaagaagaagaagcctgcGTGTCAAGCGTAGCTGACGTGAAGATGAGTGAGGCTCTGACTGCTCGCTCTGACTCCGTGTTACAGACGGATGATTGTGAGGACTTCAGAGAGTTCCACACAAAACCATCACACAAAACGAGTGTCGTTTCCTCTCGCATTCCCAAACTGAGCAAGTTCGAAGCTGGCAACTGTCAGAAAACTTCAAAGGACAAATCAATGTCCAAGACCCATGACGTCGTCTCACCGGATCCTGACGATTATTTCACGGATCTCAGAAACAGATTCTCTGAAACCAGCGGAGGTGTTGAATTACCACCGGAGGAAGACGATGCTGCGGAACACGCAGTGTCCAGAATCACGTGCCGGAGGTCGAGGACCAGAGGCCGAAGGGCGACGTCAGTCACCAAGAAGCCTTCGTACGATTTACCGCCTCATATAATTGAGAGCAGCTGGTCCGAATCGGAACAGCTCCGTCACGGAGTGGAAGACGACGTTCAGGGGAATCGCAAAGACCAGGAAACACCGGGAGAGTTCCAGTTTTGCGCAGACGAGATCACACATCCCGAGTCGGAGCAGATGGGCCGTCGTTCCCCGAGTGTCAGTCAACCTCAGAGCGACATTCAGACCTCAGCGGGAAGTCGCTCATCGAGATGCAGAGGGACGTTTGTCGTCTCGGTGACGGGGGATTGCACCTCATCGATCAACATGTCGCCCGAGTACCGAGCCGCAGACCAGGACTTCAGGCCTCCTCCGGGATCCTTCAGCCGCGAGGCAGAGGAACCGCCAACTGTCACGGACGCAGGAGGTGTCGCTCGGCAACATTCAGAATCAGATCTACGCCGGCGCAGCACTGAGGAGACGCAGGGGTCCGGTAAGCGTCCGTGGGGGGCCACTCAGGACGCCGGGAGCTTACACGGTGACTCAATCAGCGACACTAACCACGAAGTGCCGCCGCTGAACCAAGATGCTGCCGCAGGCGCCGAGTTTCAGAAACCTAAAAAAgccaggagagaagagaagaagaagaaagaaacgcaCAGGAAAGAGAGTGACGACCCATCAAatgacaagaggaagaagaataaaagcagCCGCAGCAACAAAGGATTTAAATCTGAGCACGAAGCTCGTCGTCTTCAGGAAGCTGCTGATGCTTTgcctgacagaagagaagaacagTCAGATGATTTACAGATGGCCGACTCGCAGCGGGACACGAGCGAACAGGTCAACGTCTTTGAACATTCAAAACCCTCCAAGTCAAAGTCCAGGACGGATTTGAAACAGAAAGAGCGTCAAGCCAAATCCAAGCCCTTCTCGGCCGCAGAGACCAGAAATCCGAGGCAGACGTTTGTCGTCTGCTCGCTTAAAACAGAAGACGGGGTTTCACTGCACAACACGAGGACGTCTGACGCCGGCAACGAGGCAGCTCCTCAGAACGTGGGAGACGCGCTGATGGACGAGATGCCGCCGTGGCTGGACATGGACGTCAGCACCGCCAACACCGAGATGGGCTCTCTCCTGGCGAGTCCACAGAGAGAGGTGCCAGGCAGGGGGGCGGAGCCTGGCGAGGGGGTGGCGGTGATCCAAGACGCTTCCACAGGCGCAGAGTTTCAGAAACCTAAAAAAGCcaggacagaagagaagaagaagaagaagaaagcaacGCAGAGGAAGGAGAATGATGACCTTTCACATGACGAggggatgaaaaacaaaagtagcCGCAGCAACAAAGGATTTAAATCTGAGGACGAGGCTCGTCGTCTTCAGGAAGCTGCTGATGCTTCGcctgacagaagagaaggaCATGCTTTACAAATGGCCGACTCGCATCGGGACACGGGTGAACAGGTCGACAtctttgaacatttaaaatcctCCAAGTCAAAGTCCAGGACGGATTTGAAACTGAAAGAGCGTCAAGCGAAATCCAAGCTGCTCTCGGCCGCAGAGACCAGAAATCCGAGGCAGACGTTTGTCGTCTGCTCGCGTAAAACACAAGACGGGGTTTCACTGCACAACACAAGGACGTCTGACGCCGGCAACGAGGCAGCTCCTCAGAACGTGGGAGACGCGCTGATGGACGAGATGCCGCCGTGGCTGGACATGGACGTCAGCACCGCCAACACCGAGGTGGGCTCTCTCCTGGCGAGTCCACAGAGAGAGGTGCCAGGCAGGGGGGCGGAGCCGGGCAGGGGGGCGGAGCTGATCCAAgagtctgctgctgctacaaCAGAAGCATCTCCAG caggacgagTCCTGACATCACTGACCAACACGACTCCCGACAGTGGAACCAGAGGACGAACCCGGAGACGTCACGGTGTCGTCAGTTACAAGGAGCCGCCCCTCAACAG CAAAATAAGGCGTGGAGACAAGTTCACCGACAGCAAGTTCCTGAGCTCTCCGGTGTTTAAGGacggaaagaagaagaagcagaaaaagatgGCGGCCAAGACGACGAATGAAAGATCCATTGTGACGGACtga